The following are encoded together in the Octopus sinensis linkage group LG15, ASM634580v1, whole genome shotgun sequence genome:
- the LOC118766193 gene encoding uncharacterized protein LOC118766193 translates to MNIRTPLQTRRKTIYATQEPKKAIFYGLPKVHKSSEIQRAIKEQRNHYIRIQRPADLTMRLIVAGPQAPTQQLSHFRDVLLKPLCPLIPSYIRDDIDFLTHIPNTVPENTILARFDVTNLYTNIPHTLGLEGIKQWVEKYRELIDKRFKTDFITKATQLILEENTFSFNNKTYRRIKGTAMGTKFAPLYANLVMEFP, encoded by the coding sequence ATGAATATCAGGACGCCTTTACAGACAAGGAGAAAGACTATTTATGCAACTCAAGAACCAAAGAAAGCAATTTTTTATGGATTACCTAAAGTTCATAAAAGCTCTGAAATACAGAGAGCCATAAAGGAACAGAGGAACCAttatataagaatacaaaggcCCGCAGACCTCACAATGAGACTAATAGTTGCAGGGCCCCAAGCGCCAACACAGCAACTAAGCCACTTCAGAGATGTACTCCTCAAACCTTTATGCCCACTGAtaccaagctacataagggatgacataGACTTCCTCACACATATTCCAAATACAGTTCCGGaaaacaccatacttgcaagGTTCGATGTCACAAACTTATACACGAATATACCACACACCCTGGGTCTGGAAGGGATAAAACAATGGGTAGAAAAATACAGGGAACTCATAGATAAACGTTTCAAAACAGACTTTATAACCAAAGCTACCCAATTAATACTTGAAGAAAACACATTCTCATTTAACAACAAGACATACCGACGAATAAAGGGCACAGCTATGGGTACGAAATTCGCACCTTTATATGCCAACCTGGTGATGGAGTTTCCTTGA